A stretch of DNA from Diospyros lotus cultivar Yz01 chromosome 14, ASM1463336v1, whole genome shotgun sequence:
GTAAAACTTCGACACGTTATCCTCCAGCCTCTGCTCCAAGTCTTCCGTTCCCCACGAGACCCTCGATCTACGGCCCGATGCGAACCGCGTCATTCCTCCCAAACCGGGAGGCTCCTGATCAGCGCTTCTCGGAGAATCCAGGTTTCTGACCGCCGAGCTCTTCCTCGGCGGTGATTCGACTGGCACCGGTTCGTCGGTTTTAGCTACTGGTTTTGAACTCCGATCAGACCGGAAGATAGCCACGAAACGGCCGATGATCCCTACACGCCGGACCCGGCGGCCGGTTCTCGACTGATTTTCCGCCTTGGCCGCACAGGCTGCCGATTCGGACGATTTTCGGCGGCCTCGTTTTGACCTAACCCTCCCCATACACGACACCTTCGGCGACGACGGCTCCGCCATCGAAACCGATTTCCCGACCGACTCCGGCCGCTTAGGGAACAGCCGGATGTTCGGCGGCTTGCAGTTCCTCCGCTTGGTGGTGTCAACGTAACTCGTCTTCTGCGTCTTCGGCAATCCGATCATCGCCGCTTTGGACTTCAAGTTGTTGGAGAACCTTTGCGAGGCGGAGTTGGAAGTCGGATTGGAGTTGGCGTTCGTGTTCCCCTTGGTCGACTCCTTGCGCTCGTAGAAGGCGTTGCGATCGAACCAATCGAACTCGGCGTCCTTGGACAGCCAGAACGATTCCGGCGGCAGATCCGGCtccctctcctcctcctcctcctccttcgcCGGCGGCTTCTCATCGCCTCCGTCCGCCAGCGTCTCGCAGGCTATCTTGTTATCGGCGCCGCCCCCTGCGCAAGCTGCAACCAACGTTTCAAGATCAACTTGCGGCATTTTTCAGCAAATTTCAGATACCTAGAGATAGAgatggagaagagaagagaaaattgaTTGGAGTCGTCGACCGTCGCATAAGATGGAactatacatacacacatatatatatataacataaaaacccacccaaaaatgaaaaactaaaaacattaCGAATTGTATACTTTGTTGACTCTAATACTTCACTAGAGACTACAGTTTACAGCaaattttggttcaattttattttattttattttattttatttgggggcacataatattaatatgaGATGAGAGAGTCAATTAAGTTGACTGGGGGCAGGGGCAGgtgggcggggggggggggggggggggggggagggtttTTTTTCCCGTAGGCCCAGCACCGCTTTTGTCCTCGGGAAAATGATAAATATCCTATTACGTCCAGTCAACAGCAAAACCCAAACTAaactaaacaaaacaaaacgaAACGAAACGAAAGGCGAAAGCAATGCCCCCCACAACACAATCACAACGTTGATTCGCTTTATGCGGCTGAGACAGATGACCCCACCACCACCCTCATTCCTTTTCACGCTTCattactaattattattattattattattattcattattactccaaattaattcattttgcCTATTCTATTCTACTGCTTCCTCGTACTACTGAAAAGCTGTACCAATTTCTcttctttataaaattttggcTTTTTCCCAATAAATACCTAAACTCAACGGcaaactattataaatttataaaaataattatttactaatCTTAAAAACGTGTAAATATAACacacaatattattagtagtacCATATAATTATAACTATGTCTTCTGGTAAGTTCGTTCCAAGTCAGTGACTTTGACTTTTGAATGAATGGGaagttaattaagaaaaaacaaattaaaaaagaaaacctttttttttttaaatcaaatataaatacaaaaatgtagCTCAGTTATCAAGAAGTCAGTGCCCCATGGAACGTGTTGGTAATTTTCTTAAGGTGTGACCAAAAAAATGCCTTTAATATTAAAGTTAGAATTCAACTATCAAcctataaaagaaagaaagcaagcaaGCAATTTATAAATATGAAATAGATTTTAGtacaattaataattaagaGAAAAGAATTTTATTGCTCAAAGATGAGGACGCGAAAGatagaaaaaatgattttggcaTTAAATTCAACGCAGCAAGCGAAGCGAAGCGAAGCGAAGCAAAAGCCACGCTTGACGGAAGCAAGCAGGCAGGCAGCCACTTATCTTTTACACGATTTaggctaattaattaattaattgaccACCCAATACGTGACTCTCTCACCCCCATTGGCTGCTCAACTTTTCATCAAAATTGACTACTCCTTCTtgccctccctccctccctcttttcttttgtttttatctttttatttttatttataatcgatctcaaatctaaataaataattgggTTATTTAGTAGTCGACAATGAACGTAAAATTCATCGAATAAAACATACGTAAAGGATTAAAACTACGTTTTTAGGGTGGGtggtgggtttttttttttttgaaaataaagaaactgCGAGctgagaaaaagaaggaaaccGTGTGCCCTTTGAAATGAGGGGCACATGCTGCTGGTGAAATGTCATGATGTTTgggttttattattatttcatgaaattcatATGGAGCAGTACTACTGATAAGTTTGGGTGTTGCCCCTCCTCCTTAAGGTAGAAAGATTCCATTTGTATTGCCTGCCCACCTCCTTTAATTATAAACAATGCTATCAATTCATGGCAAACAGCAATTATAATTTAGttctaatttaaattgaaaattggatattttagaaatttgaattcaacttaaaaaattacttaaatgagtttttttaatcttttcttattaattttgggatttagaaaaaaaaaaattagctcgagtttgagtttaaaaattgaTTCACAAGTTGAGTATTAGGTCACTGAAGTTCAGCTCGACTTGATTCGATTACAATCTTAAttatattgataatttttttgtactaaaataaatatatttaaaaataacttaaaaacccAAATCAGAGACAGCATGGAATTGGGCTGGTCTGGTCCCAATTCCTAAGTCCCAACAACCAAACTTATATATAACATTGTGGCAAACAATTTCAAAAACCAATGCTAAAAATGGAGAGTAACAAAATCTGAGAAGCAATAAGACAACTAGGCAAGACACTCAGCCCATTCGAATTTTCTGACCGTTGGGGCCCGTTGGAGAGACAAGGTAACCGTTAAAAACCATTttcgaaaaaagaaaaattcccACTCCCAATTTCCCCTTCAAATTCAGACAAAGGCCAGCAGACATCTCTCAACGGGCCAATGGGCTGTGCTTCTTCCAAACTCTTCCGGAAAGATCTCCGGCGAGAGATTGTCCCCGGTGCCGGCCGTTCCTCCGACCATGTGGTTTCCCTCACTTCCAGCACTTACGGCGTTCTCAAGCTTGACGAAGAACAGCCGCAGCCGCTGGAGGAGCCGCGCCGGGAGGATCCGCCTGAAGTGATCAACGCTTGGGAACTGATGGAAGGTCTAGAAGAGGAAATACCCGTATGTTTTGAATCCAAGAAAAGCCCGAAAGCTCGAGTTTTTCTTCGTGATTTGGACGCCAGAAGCCCGTTGAAGTTCTTCAACCAGATGGTTTCGCCGAAGAAGGTGAAGAGATTTGGAGGGAAAGAGAACAATTGCACCCCGAAGCAAGCTCCGAATTCATGGAAGACGCCGCCAAGTTTGAGAAGATTTAGCAAAGGGTCCGAAACGGTTCTGAAATGCAAGAATTCTAGGACTGATTCATGTGGTTTGGTGAAGAGGAGGAGTTTGGGCCGCCTGTTTGATCCAGATCTCGTGGCATCTTTCGAAAAGGAGAtttctgaagaagaagaagaacagatcAAGAAAATGGTTTCTGAAACGCCCAAGAACAGGAATAGAAGGAATTCGAGGGATTGTGAGTCCATTCTGGAAGTGTTCGACAAAAACTGCCCGCCGGGTGGTGAGAATGCTGCGGTCATATACACAACGACGCTGAGAGGAATCAGGAAGACTTTTGAGGACTGCAACAGGGTCCGGTCCATCGTCGAATCGCACTGCATTCGGGTGCTTGAGCGCGACGTGTCGATGGACTCGGGGTTCAAGGAGGAGCTGAGGGGACTAATGGGGACAAAGGAAGTGAAAGTGCCGGCCTTGTTTGTGAAGGGGAGGCTAATTGGGGGGGGAGCTGATGAGGTGGTGAGGTTGGAGGAGGAGGGCAAATTGGGTATTTTGTTCGACGGGATTCCGAGGGCGGCTGCCGGCTGCGACGGCTGCGCCGGGTTCCGGTTTGTGATGTGTATGGAATGCAGTGGGAGCTGCAAGGTGTTGGATAGTAGGGATGGGAAGAAGACGGTGAGGTGTGGAGAGTGCAATGAGAATGGATTGATTCAGTGCCCTatttgttgctaaatttaagCTTCTTCTGACACGTTTTCTGCTAGTTTTCTGATCTCTAACTTATAGAGATTGCAGTTAGGAAGAAATTTGATACAAGAAATTGGGACCCTAAAATGGGTTTTAGGGTCCCATTTTGTGTCTGCTGTCGTTTTGATTGGGAATGCTTTGCTTCCTCTGGGATATTGATTCTccaatttttattcaatttgattCACGGTTCGCATTGATCCACAAAGTGCTTCACATCACCAAATGCTTTTGAGGTCGTTAAATTGGAATGAAAAAGTATGAATGCTCTTGCAGTAGAAATAGTGTAGCTTTGCGATCTGGTACTTTTTTCTGGATAATGGGTTTGTGAGGCGAAAAGGGCATAAAAAAGAAAGGATTGTTTTAAGAATGAAATGAATCCGAGCTGGCAGGCTACCCTGCCCTACACGCTTTTATGTTCTAATAGGTACCTTTTCCTTTTATCAAGTTTGGAATTCTAACCTCACCCTCtaaattcttttcattttagCATCTTTACTGAAAGTTTGGTCactgttcttttgcagcaactTTTTTAACACCTTCGGTTAGTGGTGCGCACAGTtcgttttgaaagaaaataaacatcAAACCATAAATtaggatttgaaattttttcaaacTAAACCTAAAATTACAATTTGGTTTGGATAATGTTGTACTCCATCTTAGAGCAAATCCAGTTCGTTGATAAAACAAGACGATTGTCCACAAAAGAGTATTACTACCCGCTTGCTAACAAGCAGTTATCAATAACTTCGGCAATCCCAAGTCTCATCCCTTCTAAATATTTCAGATACGTAACAGAGGCAATACCCATTTATTCGCTCATCCGAATCAACACATTTTCGCCTCAATCTAGAAAGAAGCAGACATTCACAGCCAATTCAGTACGCAGTGGCAAACCTACTCATCAGCCAAGCACCATCTGCAATATGCGCTCAAATCACATCCAAGGTGTCAATAGCCAGAGAGTCTGATTGCAGTTTTGTCGCAACATCTCGTTACAAGGTCTTAAAACATCGTACATTGACAAGAACTAAGGATTCTTTACAAAATAAGGTTTCAACTTTCGAGCTTTCTGGGTTAACCAACATAAATGCACTTTGAAGCACATATGGGAAGGCTTCCCTGATTATCTTTCTTCTGTGACAACTGCGTTCAAGAGCAGCATCGCAAATAAATTAGTAGGGATTGTATCGGCTGCGTCCCCGACCATTATCATTGCCACGTCGTCCACCACTTGAACCTCCTCCACCACCACTCTTGCCACCTCTCTGCGGCTGCGGCGGGGTGTTGGGCTGTCCCCCTGGTTGTTGCCTACAATAGCAGACAGGTAAAAAAGCTATTCCTAAGTTGGGGTTCGAGATTATTCTACCATGCAGTCTATAGCTGCTGCCACAACTAAATTAGCAGACTTATAGAAAGGCATGAGATGACTagcatttcaaattaattgtCTATTACAGCTGAAAGGTCCAAACTCAAGATCCGCTTATCAGAAAGAAAGGTCCAACCTTCACATCCTATCCCCACTCTTTTATCTACAAATTTAAAACTTCTAGTGTTTTCAAGCCAGCCAGATAATACAAGGGGAGACAGACATGATCTGCATCCAAACAAACATTGGATTTTGAATTTGGGGCTTAGCAGGATTACACAGtaacaaataattcaaaaagaatATGCCTTGGTGatatacaattttaatttcCTTTGAACCAAGAGCAATTGAAATGTAATGTTCCAATATCAATTGCTGAAAACCCTGAATTATTCTCCACCAGTGTTTGGTGCCAATAGGCTGACTAATTCAGAATTTTACCATCCGTTTAACTTAGCAGACTAGAGAGAAATGGATGCACCACAGCATAGACGTGGAACTTCATAAATAAGCTCAATTACCACACATCAAGTAGCTGAATAAGAAAGTATTGATACTTACAAGACATATCCGATTCTTCCATCAGGCAAAAGCATTGGCATCATCGCCATGCCAGTTGGAGTAGGTCCTCTTCCATAGATCAATGGCTGCAAATCAGTGGCATCCAAATCAGAAAAATGCAACTGAAGAAACAAAGATAGCCTAGTAGTTTGGAAAAGATTACACTCATACCAAATCTTTCTTTGTTAGCCTCTTAAAtactcaaatattaaataatttacagatatatatatagcacaTACATAGAGGGTGCAAAATACACTTCAACAAGATTATCAAGTGCTCAACCAAGAAGCATTGAACATTAAAACTGGCCACCAATAGCTTTCTTTGGTTAGTCAGTAACAAGAGGTACAGAACCATAAGCAGCCTAAGCGTCGTCATTGTTACCCAACACAATAACAGATATGtgcaaaaaaaatttgaattataacCTGCATAAATGGTTTTagtaaaatttcataaaatcattAGAACAATGCAAACAAAAAATCACTATGTGGCCTAGCcaaaataaataactcactATATTGCAGAATAACATAAACAATTTTGCAAAACTACATTACAAGATAAAGGAGTGTATTAACTAAATAAAAGGTGATAAAGTACCCTACTTGACATTAAACCCTGTGAGAGTGCTGCGGatggaagaaaatagaaaagaagcaAGTCCATGCTTTTAAATGGCACAGATCATCTTACTTGTGCAAATCCAGAACCACCATATCCAGTGCCTACAGAGCCAACAGAGCCATAGGCACCCCCAACTAAACCATAACCAAGACGAGGTGGGAAGCTCGGGAGCAGGGCTGACTTCTGTGAACTAGGCCCTCCAGAAGATTTTTGATCGGCCTGTGGTTTTGCAAGAGAGCACTCCAGAACTTGACCTGTCAAAAGAATTTCTATTATtggagaggaaaagagaaagggGAGAGGGGCAGAATCATTAATAGGGTTGGTTAATATAATGCAGGTTTCTGGAAATGGACCAAGTTCCATTAGAATATCCAGCATCAAATGTGAGCGGAACATACCTAAGCCTCCAGCACAATTTCCATGGCTTAACAATACATACACTCAAGACTCAAGAGCAAGTTTGTTTCTTTCTCAACAGGTTAAAGATATCCAAGTAACTCAACTAAAGATATTTTCCAAATACTTCAGATCTGCAACAGCTCTTGCTCTATCCTCATCTCATCAATAGCAGCCATATTTGCTTACAGGAACAAGTTTGAACCCAACTCCCAAAAGGCAAGAAAGAAGACACGACATACAATTGCATGGATCAGCTCCTCGTTCTTTTTTGCTTTTCTACTGTTTATTCACCACCTAGCCATTTCAACcaacatggattctcattctctatTCAAAACTATCAAGgccatattttttatataatcacATTGTTCTCCATTTTTCCAACCTAGGCTACTTATCAGTCTTTGTTATGCTCAAAACCATCTCCACCAGTTAATTTctccttttattttcaatagatgGTTATCTACTCTACTTCTACCACATATTCACCTCATCCATCCTCATCTCAGAAAAATGAATGCTGCCAACACGTTTCCTAATTAACAAACACCCACTAACGTAAAAGGTAGTTGGTCTTAAACCTTtcctaagaaatatttttttattgatcaCCTAGGAAAATGTTAAGCCATAAAACATCTGTAGtatttccccttttattccATACCATCATGTTTCCATGACTTGCACCAATTTCTCCTTTCTTGTAGGGTTGAGAGTAGGTACTGGAATTTCTCATATTTTGCTACTTCTTTGCCTCCAGCTATATACCATACAACTGAAGCATACTGTATGTTGACTTGCCATCCCAAGTTTTATCCCATATATTCATAAAGATTAATAATGAACATAATATGAAGATCAGATCAAAGCAACCTTACCATCTATCTCATATTTCTCGGTGTTTTTTAGAGCCTTCATGGCGCTTGACCTTTCAGCAAAGTGAACAAAACCAAATCTGCTCTTCTCTTGCCCTGCTTTAGCAGGAGGGAGAACAACTTTTGTGATCTTCCCATGATGTTCAAACAGCTCTTTTAGTCGATCTTGGGTAATGTTCTTAGGCAAATTCTTCACATAAACTGCTTTAACCTGCACGAGAAAACCTAGGTTATGAACCCAATCATTGaatatgattttaaaaattcatatattatacCATGAAAATGCAACACACTTTCAACCTAAGCAAAAGATAAAAATGTGGATTACCATAGTtcactttcttagcctactaaaaTTACATAAAAGCACAACTATTAAGagcaataaatatttaatatcgACTCCCATCATCACATGCTTTTCGAATATGCAACATATTTCACCATTAGTTGGCACTCTACAGAATCTGTACCATCAGTACTAGATATGAACTAAGATAAGGCTCCTCATCAATCAGATCAAGAAGAAcactgaaagaagaaaaaagaaaggagataGAAAAGTTATTCCAAGAGGACATATGCAAGGACCTCAGCCTCCCCTACACATATGCCTTGCACAAGAAAACAGAGCAGAACATACCACCATTCGATAATTAAGTCAATACTTGTACAAAAGGGCATCCTAATGCACAAGGATGCTCACTTTGCATTGATCAAGGGAAGGCCATTAAATATACAACCTTACTATTGTTTTGCCAAGATACTGTTTCCACAAATTGAACCCACATGACCTTCCAGTTACAGAGGAGCCCAGTATCTGTTGTACACTCTCAAGAAATTGGCTACACAATAAATTGGCTGGCATcaatgcatttttcttttctttttttccttttttttgggggggtgggggggatgCATGAACCATTAAACAAATAATATGAGGgtgaaagttaaaaataaatggaaagaACCTGTGAAGCAGATGAAGACTCTGCATTTTTGGGGTCCGCCCAACTTACAGTTGGAGCATTATCATCAAGCTTAAATTCAGGTTTTGACATATTTTGTCTTGAATATTCTGCACAAGCATGGTTATAATACTCGATGAATGCAAATCCACGGTTGCGGCTGGAGTTTGTTGGGTCCTGTAATATAAAGAATATAAGGTTAAGTGAAGAAATTAAAGATATCACacatctaaaaataatttcaagtaaGATGGGAAGACAGGATAATACAAACCTTCAGCAGTTCGACTGTAGTAACTCCAGGTCCTATCCCAGCTACAACCTTCTTCATATCTTCCTCCCCCCAGTTTCTCGGAACATTACCAATGAACAATTTATTCTTTGCTTGAGATGTAGAGCACTTGACCTTTTTCCCCTGAGAAAGTCAAAGAATTGAAAAGATACGATTGACCAAAAATGGCCTCAAACTCCACCAGATTCTCATAAGTTCCTTAAACTAACCTTTAAAACAAATCATGGCTGCATATATGCACGCACATTTTCAGAAAGGCATGTCTTGGGTGGgagcattatttttaataaatgatgAGGGTTCATGCAAAAATTGAAGAACTCATTGATGCAACAATCTGTTTGCCATACCTTCAATTCGGTATTATTAAGCTCCTTAATGGCTTTAGTAGCCAATTCTTTTGTTCTAAAGGTGACAAAGGCATAACCCTTGTTCTCACTTGAGTCCTTTCCCTTCATTATCCGAACCTGTTGCAGACATACAAAATATTATGGGCAATTTAAAGTCCAGAAAGAAAATTCATCTATACAATTGAATATATCTTACCTCTGTGACTTCACCAACAGACGCACAAAAGCTCCTCAGATCCTCCTCAGAAGCATCTTGCGGAATGCCACCCAAGTACACCTCTGACCCATGAGGAGGCCGTGCAAGAAGCTCAGCATgcttttcttcaaattcctcAGCAGGTTTCATGTTCACATCACCACCAGAGCCTTTTAATGCATCGGCCCCATCTGCTGCATCagcctcttcctcctcttcttcctcttcctcttcctctacctcttcaacctcttcctcttcttctacctcttcaacttcctcttcttcttcttctacttcttcatACTCAACCTCCTCCTCTACTGTCTCCTCAAGATCATTGTCTTCATCAAGATCTACCCTCTCCTCTGACTCAACAGGCTTTTCAGGTTCATCTGACTTAGTTGCAGCAGAACTTGCTCTTGTCCTCGGCATCTTATGTATCTAATTAAATAGGCTTGCAGAGCAACTGTGGTGGAATCACGGAACCCAGAAGCATTCGTAGAAGAAAGAGTAGTATGAACGGGTACAGAAAAAATGAAAGGGCAAAAGGAGTTCCAGAGTAAGAATCTTGACAGAATATGAGCCATGTGATATGGCTCCAAGGAGTCGCAATGTGAATAATTTTCAATATAGGGATCACATGTAGTTATACTAAAAGAAACAAGTAAAAGAGAATTCTGAATGGTAAtcaagatgatgatgattccaacAGGTGTAAATCAATCGAAGCAATGAATCTTCGAAATGTGAATATTGAATGATGCCAGGAAATAATGGCCGACCTTTACTGTTTAACTATCTATCTGGGACAATGCATTCAcagcaaagaaagaaaaacaaaaaaggaaagaataaaCATCAAGGAATGAGAAATGAACTACAGGAGGCAAATTTTGCAAGGAAATAACCGTCATGCAGAAAGAGAATAAAAGgcaataacaaaacaaaaagacaaGTAAGGGTCCCAGAAAGGAAAGCAAATGATTTCGGTCTGACTGTCAAGAAATACCGATGTCCAATCCCAAAAAAATTCGAGTTCCACAACAATGACCCAATTGGTAACAGTCCTGCAGTAAGTTAATGCGTAGGAACTATGAATTCAGTGATAGATTACAAACCCAACTGCACTTAAAATAACAAGTTCTCAATAACAGAATTTATTTATACCCATTTTACCAGTA
This window harbors:
- the LOC127790792 gene encoding uncharacterized protein LOC127790792, producing MPQVDLETLVAACAGGGADNKIACETLADGGDEKPPAKEEEEEEREPDLPPESFWLSKDAEFDWFDRNAFYERKESTKGNTNANSNPTSNSASQRFSNNLKSKAAMIGLPKTQKTSYVDTTKRRNCKPPNIRLFPKRPESVGKSVSMAEPSSPKVSCMGRVRSKRGRRKSSESAACAAKAENQSRTGRRVRRVGIIGRFVAIFRSDRSSKPVAKTDEPVPVESPPRKSSAVRNLDSPRSADQEPPGLGGMTRFASGRRSRVSWGTEDLEQRLEDNVSKFYSSDSESGPDGRR
- the LOC127789825 gene encoding uncharacterized protein At3g28850-like → MGCASSKLFRKDLRREIVPGAGRSSDHVVSLTSSTYGVLKLDEEQPQPLEEPRREDPPEVINAWELMEGLEEEIPVCFESKKSPKARVFLRDLDARSPLKFFNQMVSPKKVKRFGGKENNCTPKQAPNSWKTPPSLRRFSKGSETVLKCKNSRTDSCGLVKRRSLGRLFDPDLVASFEKEISEEEEEQIKKMVSETPKNRNRRNSRDCESILEVFDKNCPPGGENAAVIYTTTLRGIRKTFEDCNRVRSIVESHCIRVLERDVSMDSGFKEELRGLMGTKEVKVPALFVKGRLIGGGADEVVRLEEEGKLGILFDGIPRAAAGCDGCAGFRFVMCMECSGSCKVLDSRDGKKTVRCGECNENGLIQCPICC
- the LOC127789824 gene encoding heterogeneous nuclear ribonucleoprotein Q — translated: MPRTRASSAATKSDEPEKPVESEERVDLDEDNDLEETVEEEVEYEEVEEEEEEVEEVEEEEEVEEVEEEEEEEEEEEADAADGADALKGSGGDVNMKPAEEFEEKHAELLARPPHGSEVYLGGIPQDASEEDLRSFCASVGEVTEVRIMKGKDSSENKGYAFVTFRTKELATKAIKELNNTELKGKKVKCSTSQAKNKLFIGNVPRNWGEEDMKKVVAGIGPGVTTVELLKDPTNSSRNRGFAFIEYYNHACAEYSRQNMSKPEFKLDDNAPTVSWADPKNAESSSASQVKAVYVKNLPKNITQDRLKELFEHHGKITKVVLPPAKAGQEKSRFGFVHFAERSSAMKALKNTEKYEIDGQVLECSLAKPQADQKSSGGPSSQKSALLPSFPPRLGYGLVGGAYGSVGSVGTGYGGSGFAQPLIYGRGPTPTGMAMMPMLLPDGRIGYVLQQPGGQPNTPPQPQRGGKSGGGGGSSGGRRGNDNGRGRSRYNPY